In Mycetocola zhujimingii, one DNA window encodes the following:
- the coaA gene encoding type I pantothenate kinase translates to MSDHGDGHHNGTQNTPFVEIDRSDWARLAPNTPSPLTDAEVVQLRGLGDRLDMTEVAEVYLPISRLLSLYVAAAKRLHDSTMSFLGETTDRTPFVIGVAGSVAVGKSTVARLLRELMARWPDTPRVELITTDGFLYPNAELERRGIMGRKGFPEAYDRRALLRFVSAVKSGAPEVRAPFYSHLKYDIVPDAQVVVRRPDVLIVEGLNVLQPAGNGHRLTVADLFDFSIFVDARTSDIATWYEERFMALQRGAFTNPNSYFNVYADLTEEEARERARYFWREVNEPNLIDNIRPTKARAKLVLRKASDHKVSSVLLRKV, encoded by the coding sequence ATGTCTGACCACGGAGACGGCCATCACAATGGCACCCAGAACACGCCATTCGTTGAAATCGACAGGTCGGACTGGGCACGACTCGCCCCGAACACACCGTCGCCGCTGACCGACGCCGAGGTCGTGCAGCTTCGAGGCCTCGGCGATCGACTCGATATGACCGAGGTGGCGGAGGTTTACCTGCCGATCAGTCGGCTGCTCAGCCTCTATGTTGCTGCAGCCAAGCGCCTGCACGATTCGACCATGTCGTTCCTCGGCGAGACCACTGATCGAACCCCGTTCGTGATCGGGGTTGCGGGGTCTGTCGCGGTCGGCAAGTCCACGGTCGCCCGGCTCCTGCGGGAGCTCATGGCACGCTGGCCTGACACACCGCGCGTCGAGCTCATCACGACCGACGGGTTTCTCTACCCGAACGCCGAACTCGAGCGTCGCGGCATCATGGGCCGTAAAGGGTTCCCCGAGGCATACGACCGCCGGGCGCTCCTGCGATTCGTCAGCGCGGTCAAGAGCGGGGCACCGGAGGTACGAGCGCCGTTCTACTCCCACCTCAAGTACGACATCGTGCCTGACGCGCAGGTTGTGGTTCGACGCCCGGATGTTCTCATCGTTGAGGGGCTCAACGTCCTTCAACCTGCGGGGAACGGGCACCGACTGACGGTTGCCGACCTCTTCGACTTCAGCATCTTCGTCGACGCTCGCACGAGCGATATCGCCACCTGGTACGAGGAACGCTTCATGGCACTGCAGCGCGGCGCCTTCACGAACCCCAACTCCTACTTCAACGTGTACGCAGACCTCACCGAGGAGGAAGCGCGCGAAAGGGCACGCTACTTCTGGCGTGAGGTCAACGAACCGAACCTCATCGACAACATCCGCCCGACCAAGGCGCGCGCCAAGCTCGTCCTCCGGAAGGCGTCAGATCACAAGGTGAGCTCGGTTCTCCTCCGCAAGGTGTGA
- the rplM gene encoding 50S ribosomal protein L13, with amino-acid sequence MTRTYSPKVSEIQRDWFIIDATDIVLGRLASQVAILLRGKHKATFVNHMDTGDFVIIINAEKVALTGQKLLQKKAYRHSGYPGGIKAVTYAELLEKNPTRAVEKAVRGMLPKNSLGAAQLRKLKVYTGNEHPHAAQQPKTLTLDQVAQ; translated from the coding sequence GTGACGCGCACTTATTCCCCCAAGGTCTCTGAGATCCAGCGTGACTGGTTCATCATTGACGCCACCGACATCGTGCTTGGCCGTCTGGCCAGCCAGGTCGCCATCCTCCTCCGTGGAAAGCACAAGGCTACCTTTGTGAACCACATGGACACCGGTGACTTCGTCATCATCATCAACGCCGAGAAGGTCGCTCTTACCGGCCAGAAGCTCCTGCAGAAGAAGGCTTACCGCCACTCGGGTTACCCGGGCGGCATCAAGGCTGTCACCTACGCCGAGCTGCTCGAGAAGAACCCGACCCGCGCGGTGGAGAAGGCTGTTCGCGGCATGCTCCCCAAGAACTCCCTCGGTGCTGCGCAGCTGCGCAAGCTGAAGGTATACACCGGTAACGAGCACCCCCACGCTGCGCAGCAGCCCAAGACGCTCACCCTCGACCAGGTCGCCCAGTAA
- the glmM gene encoding phosphoglucosamine mutase, with the protein MPRLFGTDGVRGLANKDLTADLALGLAQATAVVLGQGRSAEARRAEGKRPVAVLARDPRISGEFLSAAVAAGLASSGVDVLDAGVIPTPAAAFLIADIDADFGVMISASHNPAPDNGIKIFARGGTKLPDAVETRIEEHLDEPNWAPTGADVGRIRRFADAEDRYVLHLLGSLPHRLDGIHVVLDCAHGAAAGVSPEVFSDAGARVTVIGNDPDGMNINDGVGSTHLDLLAEAVLKHGADIGIAHDGDADRCLAVDANGKVIDGDQIMAILAVSMKERGRLTDNTLVATVMSNLGLRMAMEQHGISMVHTKVGDRYVLEAMDGGKFALGGEQSGHVIMSEFATTGDGILTGLHLASEMARTGKTAAELASVMTVYPQILVNVRDVDREGIHKDEVLADVVRAAESELGDTGRVLLRPSGTEQLVRVMVEAADQTTADRLAHQIADVVRVRLAV; encoded by the coding sequence ATGCCTCGTCTGTTTGGTACTGATGGTGTTCGCGGCCTCGCGAACAAGGACCTGACGGCAGACCTCGCTCTCGGCCTTGCCCAAGCCACCGCTGTGGTGCTTGGGCAGGGCCGAAGTGCTGAGGCCCGTCGTGCTGAAGGTAAAAGGCCCGTCGCCGTGCTCGCACGCGACCCCCGCATCTCCGGAGAGTTCCTGTCGGCGGCCGTTGCCGCAGGACTGGCCTCGAGCGGTGTCGACGTCCTCGACGCCGGGGTTATTCCGACCCCAGCCGCCGCGTTCCTGATCGCTGACATCGATGCCGACTTCGGCGTCATGATCTCGGCGAGCCACAACCCGGCGCCAGACAACGGAATCAAAATCTTCGCTCGCGGAGGCACCAAGCTTCCCGACGCCGTCGAGACGCGCATCGAAGAGCACCTCGACGAACCCAACTGGGCTCCCACCGGCGCCGACGTCGGTCGCATCCGCCGGTTCGCCGACGCGGAAGACCGTTACGTCCTGCACCTGCTCGGCAGCCTGCCCCACAGGCTCGATGGGATCCACGTGGTCCTTGACTGCGCGCACGGCGCTGCCGCCGGCGTCTCGCCCGAGGTGTTCAGCGACGCGGGTGCCCGCGTCACCGTCATCGGAAACGACCCTGATGGCATGAACATCAACGATGGCGTCGGCTCGACCCACCTCGACCTGCTGGCCGAAGCTGTCCTCAAGCACGGTGCCGACATCGGCATCGCCCACGACGGTGATGCTGATCGCTGCCTCGCCGTCGACGCGAACGGCAAGGTCATCGACGGTGACCAGATCATGGCGATTCTGGCCGTTTCCATGAAGGAACGCGGCCGTCTCACCGACAACACGCTCGTTGCCACAGTGATGAGCAACCTTGGCCTGCGCATGGCCATGGAGCAGCACGGTATCTCGATGGTGCACACCAAGGTCGGTGACCGCTACGTCCTCGAGGCCATGGATGGCGGCAAATTCGCACTCGGTGGCGAACAGTCCGGACACGTCATCATGAGTGAATTCGCAACGACCGGCGACGGCATCCTCACTGGACTTCACCTCGCAAGCGAGATGGCCCGAACCGGCAAGACCGCGGCCGAACTCGCGAGTGTGATGACCGTGTACCCGCAGATCCTGGTGAATGTGCGGGACGTGGATCGCGAAGGCATCCACAAGGATGAGGTGCTCGCTGACGTCGTCCGCGCCGCTGAATCAGAACTGGGTGACACCGGTCGTGTGCTGCTGCGTCCAAGCGGAACAGAACAGCTGGTTCGCGTGATGGTCGAGGCTGCTGACCAGACGACGGCTGACCGCCTGGCACATCAGATCGCCGACGTGGTCCGGGTGCGGCTCGCGGTCTAA
- the truA gene encoding tRNA pseudouridine(38-40) synthase TruA produces the protein MDPAPTSTRFRLDIAYDGTHFAGWAKQPGLRTVQGVLEDAITTILGKQGDKILVAVAGRTDTGVHATGQVAHLDLDEERAARVRRGGPARDGLHPTGSALRRKVNGVLGQYPDVLITNARPAAPGFDARFSAIWRRYEYRIADSISFRNPLERAQTVWHPSPLDVDRMNAAAQSLVGLHDFATYCRPREGRTTIRTLQRFGWIRDAEGVLVADVRADAFCHSMVRALVGVCVAVGEGKLEVADAERLRSEVTRSNEFAVMPARGLTLAEVGYPSDALLGQRAALTRQRRSLGDGRDPFAEFDDDDEAG, from the coding sequence GTGGACCCCGCCCCGACCAGCACCAGATTCCGGCTCGATATCGCCTATGACGGTACCCACTTTGCGGGCTGGGCCAAGCAGCCGGGGCTCCGCACTGTTCAGGGCGTGCTCGAGGATGCCATCACCACCATCCTGGGCAAGCAGGGCGACAAGATTCTGGTCGCGGTTGCCGGACGCACCGACACCGGTGTGCACGCGACGGGACAGGTGGCACACCTCGATCTCGACGAGGAACGCGCGGCTCGCGTTCGGCGGGGGGGACCAGCCAGGGACGGCTTGCACCCAACGGGAAGCGCGCTGCGGCGCAAGGTCAACGGTGTCCTTGGCCAGTACCCCGATGTCCTCATCACGAATGCTCGCCCGGCCGCACCGGGTTTTGACGCCCGCTTCTCCGCGATCTGGCGCCGGTACGAGTACCGGATCGCCGACAGCATCTCCTTCCGCAATCCGCTGGAGCGCGCCCAGACGGTATGGCATCCGTCGCCGCTCGATGTCGACCGGATGAACGCGGCAGCCCAATCGCTCGTCGGCCTGCACGACTTCGCAACGTACTGCCGGCCCCGCGAAGGCAGGACCACGATCCGCACGCTTCAGCGTTTCGGCTGGATCAGGGACGCTGAGGGAGTGCTCGTGGCTGATGTGCGCGCGGATGCCTTCTGCCACAGCATGGTTCGCGCGCTCGTCGGTGTCTGCGTTGCTGTTGGTGAGGGGAAGCTGGAGGTTGCTGACGCTGAGCGGCTGCGGAGCGAGGTGACGAGGTCGAATGAGTTCGCTGTGATGCCCGCTCGCGGCCTCACCCTCGCTGAGGTGGGATATCCCAGCGACGCCCTCCTGGGGCAGCGCGCCGCGCTGACGCGCCAGCGACGGAGCCTCGGCGACGGCCGCGACCCCTTTGCCGAGTTTGACGACGATGATGAGGCCGGGTAA
- a CDS encoding PTS sugar transporter subunit IIA, which yields MTESILTPGNIVAEGSATTKEEAIREAGALLVAAGAVKPEYVDAMLEREASVSTYMGNFLAIPHGTNDAKDAIVRSALSIVRYTNPIDWDGDEVRFAVGIAGLNNEHLEILSKIAIVFSDEDEVSKLINAADANELFALLEEVNAE from the coding sequence ATGACCGAATCCATCCTGACACCGGGAAACATCGTCGCCGAGGGCTCGGCGACGACGAAGGAAGAAGCGATCCGCGAGGCCGGTGCGCTCCTGGTCGCCGCCGGCGCGGTCAAGCCGGAGTACGTCGACGCGATGCTGGAGCGCGAGGCATCCGTCTCGACCTACATGGGTAACTTCCTCGCGATTCCCCACGGAACGAACGACGCCAAGGACGCCATCGTGCGTTCGGCGCTGTCGATCGTCCGGTACACGAACCCGATCGACTGGGATGGGGATGAGGTGCGTTTCGCCGTCGGCATCGCCGGGCTCAACAACGAGCACCTCGAGATCCTCTCGAAGATCGCCATCGTGTTCTCGGACGAGGACGAGGTTTCGAAGCTCATCAATGCGGCAGACGCGAACGAACTGTTCGCCCTGCTCGAGGAGGTCAACGCAGAATGA
- a CDS encoding DNA-directed RNA polymerase subunit alpha → MLIAQRPTLTEENISEFRSRFVIEPLEPGFGYTLGNSLRRTLLSSIPGAAVTSIRIDGVLHEFSTIPGVKEDATEIILNIKGLVVSSEHDEPITAYLRKTGAGQVTAADISAPAGVEVHNPDLVIATLNDKAKFELELTIERGRGYVSATQNRNEFSEAGQIPIDSIYSPVLKVTYRVEATRAGERTDFDRLVVDVETKPAITPRDAIASAGKTLVELFGLARELNNAAEGIEIGPAPVDAVLPGELSIPIEDLDLSVRSYNCLKREGINTVSELVALSETQLMNIRNFGQKSVDEVRDKLVEMGLSLKDSVPGFDGAHFYSGYDDETSN, encoded by the coding sequence GTGCTTATTGCACAGCGCCCAACGCTCACCGAAGAGAACATTTCAGAGTTCCGCAGCCGGTTCGTGATTGAGCCCCTGGAGCCTGGCTTCGGATACACCCTCGGCAATTCACTTCGCCGTACCCTTCTGTCTTCCATCCCCGGCGCTGCAGTAACCAGCATCCGCATCGACGGCGTGCTGCACGAGTTCAGCACCATCCCCGGTGTCAAGGAAGACGCGACCGAGATCATCCTGAACATCAAGGGTCTCGTCGTTTCGAGCGAGCACGACGAGCCGATCACCGCTTACCTCCGTAAGACCGGTGCAGGCCAGGTCACTGCCGCAGACATTTCGGCTCCCGCCGGCGTCGAGGTCCACAACCCGGACCTCGTCATCGCAACCCTCAATGACAAGGCGAAGTTCGAGCTCGAACTCACCATCGAGCGTGGCCGTGGCTACGTGTCAGCAACGCAGAACCGCAACGAGTTCTCTGAAGCCGGCCAGATCCCGATCGACTCGATCTACTCGCCCGTCCTCAAGGTCACCTACCGTGTCGAGGCAACTCGCGCCGGTGAGCGCACCGACTTCGACCGCCTGGTCGTCGATGTCGAGACGAAGCCGGCCATCACGCCGCGCGACGCTATCGCATCAGCCGGTAAGACTCTCGTCGAACTGTTCGGTCTCGCTCGCGAGCTCAACAACGCGGCAGAGGGCATCGAGATCGGCCCGGCACCGGTTGACGCCGTACTGCCCGGTGAGCTTTCGATTCCGATCGAAGACCTCGACCTCTCGGTTCGTTCGTACAACTGCCTCAAGCGCGAGGGCATCAACACGGTCTCCGAGCTTGTCGCTCTGAGCGAGACCCAGCTGATGAACATCCGCAACTTCGGACAGAAGTCGGTCGATGAGGTTCGCGACAAGCTCGTGGAAATGGGCCTTTCGCTCAAGGACTCGGTTCCCGGGTTCGACGGCGCCCACTTCTACTCGGGCTACGACGACGAGACAAGCAACTAA
- the rplQ gene encoding 50S ribosomal protein L17: MPTPTKGPRLGGGPAHERLMLANLAAALFTHKSIKTTETKAKRLRPVAERLITFAKRGDLHSRRRVMRTIGDTSVVHELFTEIAPLVAEREGGYTRITKLGFRKGDNASMVQIELVLEPVTPKVKKSKPAAAQAETPVVAEETAPEVEAEEPATEAAPEAEVVETEAEVVEAEKADDTK, from the coding sequence ATGCCTACGCCCACTAAAGGCCCCCGCCTCGGAGGCGGACCAGCGCACGAGCGTTTGATGCTCGCCAACCTGGCCGCTGCCCTGTTCACCCACAAGAGCATCAAGACCACCGAGACGAAGGCCAAGCGCCTCCGCCCGGTCGCCGAGCGCCTCATCACGTTCGCAAAGCGGGGCGACCTGCACTCCCGTCGTCGCGTCATGCGCACGATCGGTGACACCTCGGTCGTTCACGAGCTCTTCACCGAGATCGCTCCGCTTGTTGCAGAGCGTGAGGGTGGATACACCCGCATCACGAAGCTCGGCTTCCGTAAGGGCGACAACGCCTCGATGGTTCAGATCGAGCTCGTTCTCGAGCCCGTCACCCCCAAGGTGAAGAAGTCGAAGCCGGCTGCAGCACAGGCTGAGACGCCCGTTGTCGCCGAAGAGACCGCTCCCGAGGTTGAGGCTGAAGAGCCCGCAACCGAGGCAGCTCCGGAGGCCGAGGTTGTTGAAACCGAAGCTGAGGTCGTCGAGGCTGAGAAGGCCGACGACACCAAGTAG
- the rpsI gene encoding 30S ribosomal protein S9 produces MAKIADSIAETPESFSTETPVEAAPKAARPALSVPGAAVGRRKQAIARVRLIPGTGTITVNGRELAEYFPNKLHQQLINDPFTILDLAGGYDVIARISGGGPSGQAGALRLGIARALNQIDEENNRAILKKAGFLSRDARVKERKKAGLKKARKAPQFSKR; encoded by the coding sequence GTGGCGAAGATCGCAGATTCCATCGCAGAGACCCCGGAGAGCTTCTCCACCGAAACGCCGGTCGAGGCAGCTCCCAAGGCAGCCCGTCCCGCACTGAGCGTGCCCGGAGCAGCCGTCGGACGTCGTAAGCAGGCTATTGCCCGCGTTCGGCTCATCCCGGGAACCGGCACCATCACGGTCAACGGCCGTGAGCTTGCCGAGTACTTCCCGAACAAGCTGCACCAGCAGCTCATCAACGACCCGTTCACCATCCTCGACCTGGCTGGCGGATACGACGTTATCGCTCGCATCTCCGGCGGAGGCCCCTCGGGCCAGGCCGGAGCGCTTCGCCTCGGTATCGCTCGTGCGCTCAACCAGATCGACGAAGAGAACAACCGCGCAATCCTGAAGAAGGCCGGATTCCTCTCCCGTGACGCTCGCGTCAAGGAGCGCAAGAAGGCCGGTCTCAAGAAGGCCCGTAAGGCACCTCAGTTCTCGAAGCGCTAA
- the rpsM gene encoding 30S ribosomal protein S13: protein MARLAGVDIPRDKRVEIALTYIYGVGRTRALKTLVDTGISGDIRVKDLSDDQLVLLRDYIEGNYKVEGDLRREVQADIRRKVEIGSYEGIRHRRGLPVRGQRTKTNARTRKGPKRTVAGKKKAR, encoded by the coding sequence ATGGCACGTCTCGCCGGCGTAGACATTCCCCGCGATAAGCGCGTGGAAATCGCACTGACGTACATTTACGGTGTTGGACGCACGAGGGCTCTGAAGACCCTCGTCGACACCGGCATCAGCGGAGACATCCGTGTGAAGGATCTCAGCGACGACCAGTTGGTCCTGCTGCGTGACTACATCGAAGGCAACTACAAGGTAGAGGGTGACCTCCGCCGTGAAGTTCAGGCCGACATCCGCCGCAAGGTTGAGATTGGCAGCTACGAGGGAATTCGTCACCGTCGTGGCCTGCCCGTTCGTGGACAGCGCACCAAGACCAACGCTCGTACCCGTAAGGGCCCGAAGCGCACAGTTGCCGGCAAGAAGAAGGCTCGCTAG
- a CDS encoding mannitol-1-phosphate 5-dehydrogenase gives MKAVHFGAGNIGRGFVGLLLHDAGYEVVFADVNAELIDALNAAPSYEVHEVGDGGSDRTVTGYRAVNSATNENELIAEIQTADVVTTAVGPNILKFVAPVIARALALRDSGLPPLAVMACENAINATDLLRTEIQSSVAPEQWEALAPRAVFANTAVDRIVPGQDPAAGIDVTVEAFYEWVIESGPFGDALPEIPGATFVDALGPYIERKLFTVNTGHATAAYYGFAAGIDKISDVLANSDVADAVRHVLEETSALLVVKHGIDAEVQREYREKILTRFANPHLPDTVQRVGRQPLRKLSRNERFISPAAELAERGLSHTALLDAIGKALGFEVADDEQSTEMQGLLAELSAEEFVERVSGLAPEHPLYAGLVAVVREHQK, from the coding sequence ATGAAAGCAGTTCACTTCGGCGCGGGCAACATCGGACGAGGATTCGTCGGTCTGTTGCTCCACGACGCCGGCTATGAAGTTGTCTTCGCCGACGTGAACGCTGAGCTCATCGACGCGTTGAACGCGGCGCCGAGCTACGAGGTGCACGAAGTCGGTGACGGTGGCTCTGATCGCACCGTCACCGGCTACCGTGCCGTCAACAGCGCAACGAACGAGAACGAGCTCATCGCGGAGATTCAGACGGCCGACGTCGTCACGACGGCGGTCGGACCGAACATCCTGAAGTTCGTCGCTCCGGTGATCGCCCGTGCCCTTGCCCTTCGGGACTCGGGTCTTCCTCCGCTCGCCGTGATGGCCTGCGAGAACGCCATCAACGCGACTGACCTGCTCAGAACCGAGATCCAGTCGAGCGTTGCCCCCGAGCAGTGGGAGGCGCTCGCGCCGCGTGCGGTCTTCGCGAATACTGCCGTCGACCGGATCGTGCCAGGCCAGGACCCCGCAGCGGGCATCGACGTCACCGTCGAGGCGTTTTACGAGTGGGTCATCGAGTCGGGCCCCTTCGGCGATGCGCTGCCCGAGATCCCCGGTGCGACGTTCGTCGATGCTCTCGGACCGTACATCGAGCGCAAGCTCTTCACCGTCAACACCGGGCACGCCACAGCGGCGTACTACGGTTTCGCCGCTGGCATCGACAAGATCTCCGATGTGCTGGCCAACAGCGACGTTGCGGATGCCGTCCGCCACGTCCTTGAGGAAACCAGCGCGCTTCTCGTGGTCAAGCACGGGATCGACGCTGAGGTACAGCGCGAATACCGGGAGAAGATCCTCACTCGCTTTGCCAACCCGCACCTGCCAGACACCGTGCAGCGCGTCGGCAGGCAGCCCCTGCGCAAGCTGAGCCGCAACGAGCGATTCATCAGCCCGGCAGCGGAACTCGCCGAGCGTGGATTGAGCCACACGGCTCTGCTGGACGCGATCGGCAAAGCACTCGGGTTCGAGGTCGCTGACGACGAGCAGAGCACCGAAATGCAGGGCCTGCTCGCAGAGCTCAGCGCCGAAGAATTCGTCGAGCGTGTCTCGGGACTTGCACCGGAGCATCCGCTCTATGCCGGCCTCGTCGCGGTCGTGCGGGAGCACCAGAAGTAG
- the infA gene encoding translation initiation factor IF-1 has protein sequence MAKKDGVIEIEGSIVEALPNAMFRVELTNGHRVLATISGKMRQHYIRILPEDRVIVELSPYDLTRGRIVYRYK, from the coding sequence ATGGCCAAAAAAGACGGTGTCATTGAGATCGAAGGCTCGATCGTTGAAGCTTTGCCCAATGCGATGTTTCGTGTTGAGCTGACCAACGGTCACCGCGTTCTTGCCACGATTAGCGGCAAGATGCGTCAGCACTACATCCGCATCCTCCCCGAGGACCGCGTGATCGTGGAGCTCAGCCCCTACGATCTGACCCGCGGCCGGATCGTTTACCGCTACAAGTAA
- the glmS gene encoding glutamine--fructose-6-phosphate transaminase (isomerizing) yields MCGIVGYVGGNNSIDVLVGGLSRLEYRGYDSAGVAVIDENGVLRTRKRAGKLAVLADDLKSGAIEVSRTGIGHTRWATHGAPTDQNAHPHLGDDGKLALIHNGIIENFSPLKQELLDEGFTFESDTDSEVAAVLLGREYRKTQDLREAFQNVVARLDGAFTLLAVHENEPGVVVGARRNSPLVIGLGDGENFLASDVAAFVEYTRNALAIGQDQIVSITPNKVEVTDFFGSPVEVEPFEIQWDASAADKGGWPSFMAKEISEEPDAVANTLRGRIDADGQVVIPELNGLDELFVDINRIVVIACGTAAYAGQTAKYALEKWAGIPVDVELSHEFRYREPVITPQTLVVSISQSGETMDTLMAVKYASEKGAKTLSICNTQGATIPRESDAVVYTHAGPEVAVASTKAFVAQITALYLFALHLARVRGAQPADVLAEQSAELLAVPAKIATILDESDVVEQLAHWMSDSRAVLFLGRHVGFPIALEGALKLKELAYIHAEGFAAGELKHGPIALIEPGQPVFVVVPSPRGSAMLHSKVVSNIQEIRARGARIIAIAEEGDAAVLPFADTVIRIPLAAPLFEPLLAVIPLQIFAMELAIAKGLDVDQPRNLAKSVTVE; encoded by the coding sequence ATGTGTGGAATCGTGGGATACGTAGGCGGAAATAACAGCATCGATGTACTTGTCGGAGGACTGAGTCGGCTCGAGTATCGCGGTTACGACTCCGCAGGCGTTGCCGTCATCGACGAAAACGGTGTTCTCCGCACCCGGAAGCGGGCCGGCAAGCTCGCTGTTCTCGCGGATGACCTCAAGTCGGGAGCGATCGAGGTCAGCCGTACAGGCATCGGCCACACCCGCTGGGCGACGCACGGAGCACCGACCGACCAGAACGCGCACCCGCACCTCGGTGACGACGGCAAGCTCGCGCTGATCCACAACGGCATCATCGAAAACTTCTCCCCGCTCAAGCAGGAACTGCTCGACGAAGGCTTCACGTTCGAGAGCGACACGGACTCCGAGGTCGCCGCTGTGCTGCTCGGCCGTGAGTACCGCAAGACGCAGGACCTCCGCGAGGCATTCCAGAACGTCGTTGCACGGCTCGACGGGGCGTTCACGCTCCTCGCTGTGCACGAGAACGAGCCGGGCGTCGTCGTCGGCGCGCGACGCAACTCGCCGCTCGTGATCGGGCTTGGCGACGGAGAGAACTTCCTCGCCTCGGATGTCGCCGCGTTCGTCGAATACACCAGGAACGCCCTCGCGATCGGCCAGGACCAGATCGTCTCCATCACACCGAACAAGGTCGAGGTCACCGACTTCTTCGGTTCGCCCGTCGAAGTCGAGCCGTTCGAGATCCAGTGGGACGCGAGCGCAGCCGACAAGGGCGGCTGGCCGAGCTTCATGGCCAAGGAGATCTCCGAAGAGCCGGATGCCGTCGCCAACACCCTGCGCGGCCGCATCGATGCAGATGGCCAGGTTGTCATCCCCGAACTCAACGGTCTCGATGAACTCTTCGTCGACATCAACCGCATCGTCGTCATCGCGTGCGGAACCGCCGCTTACGCGGGCCAGACCGCCAAGTACGCGCTCGAGAAGTGGGCCGGAATCCCCGTCGACGTCGAGCTCAGCCACGAGTTCCGCTACCGCGAGCCGGTCATCACCCCGCAGACGCTGGTGGTCTCGATCAGCCAGTCCGGTGAAACCATGGACACCTTGATGGCCGTGAAGTACGCCAGCGAGAAGGGCGCGAAGACGCTTTCGATCTGCAACACGCAGGGCGCGACGATCCCTCGTGAGTCCGACGCCGTCGTCTACACGCACGCGGGTCCCGAGGTCGCCGTCGCGTCGACAAAGGCCTTCGTCGCCCAGATCACCGCGCTCTACCTCTTTGCGCTTCACCTCGCCCGCGTCCGTGGCGCTCAGCCGGCAGACGTTCTCGCCGAGCAGTCGGCCGAACTCCTCGCCGTTCCGGCGAAGATCGCGACGATCCTCGACGAGAGCGATGTCGTCGAACAGCTGGCGCACTGGATGAGCGACTCGCGGGCTGTGCTGTTCCTCGGCCGCCACGTCGGATTCCCGATCGCCCTTGAGGGTGCGCTCAAGCTCAAGGAGCTTGCGTACATCCACGCCGAGGGCTTCGCCGCCGGTGAGCTCAAGCACGGCCCCATCGCCCTGATCGAACCCGGCCAGCCGGTGTTCGTCGTTGTGCCGAGCCCGCGCGGTTCCGCCATGCTGCATTCCAAGGTCGTGTCCAACATCCAGGAGATCCGCGCTCGTGGGGCCAGGATCATCGCGATCGCAGAAGAGGGCGACGCAGCGGTTCTTCCCTTTGCCGACACGGTCATCCGGATCCCGCTGGCCGCGCCGCTCTTCGAGCCGTTGCTCGCCGTCATCCCCCTGCAGATCTTTGCGATGGAACTGGCGATCGCGAAGGGGCTCGACGTCGACCAGCCGCGCAACCTCGCCAAGTCGGTGACCGTCGAGTAA
- the rpsK gene encoding 30S ribosomal protein S11: MAAPKTAARKPRKKEKKNIAVGQAHIKSTFNNTIVSITDPTGAVISWASSGGVGFKGSRKSTPFAAQLAAESAARQAQEHGMKKVDVFVKGPGSGRETAIRSLQAAGLEVGSINDVTPQAHNGCRPPKRRRV; this comes from the coding sequence ATGGCTGCACCCAAAACCGCTGCCCGCAAGCCGCGTAAGAAAGAGAAGAAGAACATTGCTGTGGGCCAGGCCCACATCAAGTCGACCTTCAACAACACGATCGTCTCGATCACCGACCCGACTGGTGCTGTCATCAGCTGGGCATCCTCTGGTGGAGTCGGCTTCAAGGGTTCACGTAAGTCGACCCCGTTCGCCGCTCAGCTCGCTGCAGAGTCTGCTGCCCGCCAGGCACAGGAACACGGCATGAAGAAGGTTGACGTCTTCGTCAAGGGACCCGGCTCAGGCCGCGAGACCGCGATCCGTTCGCTTCAGGCCGCTGGCCTCGAGGTCGGATCGATCAACGACGTCACCCCGCAGGCGCACAACGGTTGCCGCCCGCCGAAGCGCCGCCGCGTTTAA
- the rpmJ gene encoding 50S ribosomal protein L36, with translation MKVKPSVKKICEKCKVIRRNGRVMVICENPRHKQRQG, from the coding sequence ATGAAGGTCAAGCCCAGCGTTAAGAAGATCTGCGAAAAGTGCAAGGTCATCCGTCGCAATGGACGCGTCATGGTCATCTGCGAGAACCCGCGCCACAAGCAGCGCCAGGGCTAA